A genome region from Populus alba chromosome 3, ASM523922v2, whole genome shotgun sequence includes the following:
- the LOC118054511 gene encoding uncharacterized protein → MGFIMEFAENLILRLMEDPKERDRKFRERVYAVKDRCQKTKEMWSYPLRPYGFWTFERHNAQLAWDAKISQVPGRRDPYDDLLQDSYGFPK, encoded by the coding sequence ATGGGGTTTATCATGGAATTTGCTGAGAATTTGATTCTGAGGTTAATGGAGGATCCAAAGGAGAGGGACCGGAAGTTCAGGGAGCGTGTATATGCAGTTAAGGATCGATGCCAAAAGACCAAGGAAATGTGGAGCTATCCTCTTCGCCCTTATGGGTTTTGGACATTTGAGCGCCACAATGCGCAGCTTGCTTGGGATGCTAAGATTAGCCAGGTTCCTGGTCGGAGGGACCCCTATGATGACCTCCTTCAAGATAGTTATGGCTTCCCCAAGTGA
- the LOC118054509 gene encoding REF/SRPP-like protein At1g67360: MRMMEVDSSKKDLELKHLGFVRIATIQILVSVSNLYDYAKRNSGPLRSPVGAVEGTVNAVVSPVYDKLKGVPDHLLVFLDHKVDGATAKFDKHAPPVAKQVVSQTHYLIEKASEKAKVLANEFQAGGPRAALHYVATESKHLFLTESVKVWVKLDQFSFFHKVAGVAVPAAAHWSDKYNHFVKEMNQKGYTVFGYLPVVPIEEISKAFKQDEAAEKKEDATARKDSSSSDSD, encoded by the exons ATGCGGATGATGGAGGTAGACAGCAGTAAGAAAGATTTAGAGCTGAAGCACTTAGGGTTTGTGAGGATAGCTACGATTCAGATTTTGGTTTCCGTTTCCAATCTTTATGATTATGCGAAACGTAACTCCGGGCCTTTGAGATCACCCGTTGGAGCTGTTGAGGGTACTGTTAATGCTGTGGTGAGTCCTGTTTATGATAAACTCAAGGGCGTCCCTGATCATCTTCTTGTCTTTCTTGATCACAAG GTAGATGGAGCAACAGCCAAGTTTGATAAGCATGCTCCTCCTGTTGCGAAGCAAGTTGTGAGCCAAACACACTATTTGATTGAGAAAGCTTCAGAAAAGGCGAAAGTACTTGCGAACGAGTTTCAAGCAGGAGGACCGCGCGCTGCTTTGCACTATGTAGCTACAGAGTCTAAGCATTTGTTCCTCACTGAATCTGTGAAGGTGTGGGTTAAACTCGACCAGTTTTCCTTTTTCCACAAAGTTGCAGGGGTGGCTGTTCCAGCAGCTGCGCATTGGTCAGATAAGTACAACCATTTCGTCAAGGAGATGAACCAGAAGGGCTATACAGTGTTTGGTTACCTGCCAGTGGTTCCGATTGAGGAGATCTCCAAGGCATTCAAGCAAGATGAAGCAgcagagaagaaagaagatgCAACTGCACGTAAAGATTCGAGTTCATCAGactctgattaa